The proteins below come from a single Serpentinimonas raichei genomic window:
- a CDS encoding ABC transporter ATP-binding protein, which produces MSALAASAPASAALGPTPAATPPLVRAVDLARTFDVSAPWLNRVLERKPRQLLHAVDGVSFEIERGQTLALVGESGCGKSTVARLLVGLYPPSRGRFEFAGQDAHAAYRSRSGRGIRRHIQMIFQDPYASLNPRWRVADIVAEPLREHGLLSDAQALQARVAELLQSVGLSPLDRVKFPHQFSGGQRQRISIARALATQPEFLVCDEPTSALDVSVQAQVLNIMKDLQRQQGLTYLFISHNLAVVRHVSDHVGVMYLGRLVELAPKQALFAQPRHPYTRMLLEAIPKLHHTGRARTPVQGEVPNPLNPPSGCAFHPRCPAANSRCSSERPVLQSLDGIRVACHAVEEGRL; this is translated from the coding sequence ATGAGCGCCCTCGCTGCCAGTGCCCCGGCTTCTGCTGCCTTGGGCCCCACACCCGCTGCCACGCCGCCGCTGGTGCGCGCCGTCGATCTGGCGCGCACCTTCGACGTGTCCGCCCCTTGGCTGAACCGCGTGCTGGAGCGCAAACCGAGGCAGTTGCTGCACGCCGTCGATGGCGTGAGCTTCGAGATCGAGCGCGGCCAGACGCTGGCGCTGGTGGGCGAATCGGGTTGCGGCAAAAGCACCGTGGCGCGCCTGCTGGTGGGGCTGTACCCGCCCTCGCGCGGGCGCTTCGAGTTCGCCGGCCAAGACGCGCACGCCGCCTACCGCAGCCGCAGCGGCCGGGGCATCCGGCGCCACATCCAGATGATCTTCCAAGACCCCTACGCCAGCCTGAACCCGCGCTGGCGCGTGGCCGACATCGTGGCCGAGCCCTTGCGCGAACACGGCCTGCTCAGCGATGCGCAGGCGCTGCAGGCGCGCGTGGCCGAGTTGCTGCAGTCGGTGGGCCTGAGCCCGCTGGACCGGGTCAAGTTTCCGCACCAGTTCTCGGGCGGGCAGCGCCAGCGCATCTCAATTGCGCGCGCGCTGGCCACGCAGCCCGAGTTTCTGGTCTGCGACGAGCCCACCTCGGCGCTCGATGTGAGCGTGCAGGCGCAGGTGCTCAACATCATGAAAGACCTGCAACGCCAGCAGGGCCTGACCTACCTCTTCATCAGCCACAACCTGGCGGTGGTGCGCCATGTGAGCGACCACGTGGGCGTGATGTACCTCGGGCGGCTGGTGGAGCTGGCCCCCAAGCAGGCTTTGTTTGCCCAGCCGCGCCACCCCTACACGCGCATGCTGCTGGAGGCCATCCCCAAGCTGCACCACACCGGGCGCGCGCGCACCCCGGTGCAGGGCGAGGTGCCCAACCCGCTCAACCCGCCCAGCGGCTGCGCCTTTCACCCGCGCTGCCCGGCGGCCAACAGCCGCTGCAGCAGCGAACGCCCGGTGCTGC
- a CDS encoding ABC transporter ATP-binding protein has product MSLLQVQNLVVEFPGRHGTLRALDQLSFEIAPGEILGVVGESGAGKSLTGAAIIGLLEPPGRIASGQILLEGERIDNLPPAQMRRIRGRRIGAIFQDPLTSLNPLYSIGRQLIETITTHLPLSHAQARRRAIELLQETGIPAAQERIDHYPHQFSGGMRQRVVIALALAAEPKLIVADEPTTALDVSIQAQIINLLKSVCKKHGAAVMLITHDMGVIAETCDRVAVMYAGRIAEIGPVREVIHAAAHPYTQGLMSCIPDIEIERARLHQIDGAMPRLNAIPPGCAFNPRCRQVFARCHQERPELMPAATTQAACWLLPSSTSAPLAAALPEAQS; this is encoded by the coding sequence ATGAGCCTGTTACAAGTCCAAAATCTGGTGGTCGAGTTTCCCGGCCGCCACGGCACCCTGCGCGCCCTCGACCAGCTCTCGTTCGAGATCGCACCCGGCGAAATCCTGGGTGTGGTGGGCGAATCGGGGGCCGGCAAATCGCTCACTGGGGCCGCCATCATCGGCTTGCTGGAGCCGCCCGGGCGCATCGCCAGCGGCCAGATTCTGCTCGAAGGCGAGCGCATCGACAACCTGCCACCGGCGCAAATGCGGCGCATACGCGGGCGCCGCATCGGCGCCATTTTTCAAGACCCGCTGACCTCGCTCAACCCGCTCTACTCGATCGGGCGCCAGTTGATCGAAACCATCACCACGCACCTGCCGCTGTCGCACGCGCAGGCGCGCCGGCGCGCCATCGAGCTGCTGCAAGAAACCGGCATTCCGGCGGCGCAAGAGCGCATCGACCACTACCCGCACCAGTTCTCGGGCGGTATGCGCCAGCGCGTGGTGATCGCGCTGGCGCTGGCGGCCGAGCCCAAGCTGATCGTGGCCGACGAGCCCACCACCGCGCTCGACGTCTCGATCCAGGCGCAGATCATCAACCTGCTCAAGTCGGTCTGCAAAAAGCACGGGGCCGCCGTGATGCTGATCACGCACGACATGGGCGTGATCGCCGAAACCTGCGACCGCGTGGCCGTGATGTACGCCGGGCGCATCGCCGAAATCGGGCCGGTGCGCGAGGTCATCCACGCCGCCGCGCACCCCTACACCCAGGGCCTGATGAGCTGCATCCCCGACATCGAGATCGAGCGCGCGCGCCTGCACCAGATCGACGGTGCCATGCCGCGCCTAAACGCCATCCCACCCGGTTGCGCCTTCAACCCGCGCTGCCGCCAGGTTTTTGCGCGCTGCCACCAAGAGCGCCCCGAACTCATGCCCGCTGCCACTACCCAAGCCGCCTGCTGGCTCCTGCCCAGTTCCACCAGCGCCCCTCTCGCCGCCGCCCTGCCGGAGGCACAGTCATGA
- a CDS encoding ABC transporter permease, producing MKSTLFKWLDSDVGHSFRTSPAALVAAAIALVCGLAALFAPWVAPHNPFDLATLDLSNARLPPAWYPDGQWTFLLGTDDQGRDILSALIYGARISLFVGLVSVLLSVLLGVTLGLLAGYLGGWVDALLMRLCDVMLSFPAILIALLIAGIGHALFPNAPEALAFGVLIAAITLTGWVQYARTVRGSTMVERQKEYVQAARVIGVSSLAIMRRHVLPNVLGPVLVLATIQVATAIITEATLSFLGVGAPPTSPSLGTLIRIGNDYLFSGEWWITIFPGLLLVLIALSVNLLGDWLRDALNPRLR from the coding sequence TGGCTCGACAGCGACGTCGGGCACAGCTTTCGCACCTCACCGGCGGCGCTGGTGGCCGCCGCCATTGCGCTGGTGTGCGGCCTGGCGGCGCTGTTTGCGCCCTGGGTTGCGCCGCACAACCCCTTCGATCTGGCCACGCTGGACTTGAGCAACGCGCGCCTGCCGCCGGCCTGGTACCCCGACGGGCAGTGGACTTTCCTGCTCGGCACCGACGACCAGGGGCGCGACATCCTCTCGGCGCTGATCTACGGCGCCCGCATCTCGCTCTTTGTGGGGCTGGTTTCGGTGCTGCTGTCGGTGCTGCTGGGCGTCACGCTCGGCCTGCTGGCGGGCTACCTGGGCGGCTGGGTCGATGCCCTGCTGATGCGGCTGTGCGACGTGATGCTCTCGTTTCCCGCCATTTTGATCGCGCTCTTGATCGCCGGCATCGGCCACGCGCTCTTCCCCAACGCGCCCGAGGCGCTGGCCTTTGGGGTGCTGATCGCCGCCATCACCCTCACCGGCTGGGTGCAGTACGCGCGCACCGTGCGCGGCTCCACCATGGTCGAGCGGCAGAAGGAATACGTGCAGGCCGCGCGCGTGATCGGCGTCTCGTCGCTGGCCATCATGCGCCGCCATGTGCTGCCCAACGTGCTCGGGCCGGTGCTGGTGCTGGCCACCATCCAGGTGGCTACCGCCATCATCACCGAGGCCACCTTGTCGTTCCTGGGCGTGGGTGCGCCGCCCACTTCGCCCTCGCTGGGCACCCTGATCCGCATCGGCAACGACTACCTGTTTTCGGGCGAGTGGTGGATCACCATCTTCCCCGGCCTGCTGCTGGTGCTGATCGCCCTGAGCGTGAACCTGCTGGGCGACTGGTTGCGCGACGCGCTCAACCCGCGCCTGCGCTGA